A window of Solanum stenotomum isolate F172 chromosome 3, ASM1918654v1, whole genome shotgun sequence contains these coding sequences:
- the LOC125857931 gene encoding pentatricopeptide repeat-containing protein At1g52640, mitochondrial, giving the protein MNLGELSQEKKMAIRTFLRYRSVHYFSRTLFHCYLSPLKSTQYCLSSYLPTCNAFRGCLFMSSFTDAETKKEPEKNPDLVNEISRILSDYRSPHHDIESALNPFSGSISTNVVEQVLKRCKNLEFSAHIFIWAQKLSGFCHSRESFHILVDIIGSSKQFPLIWDFLVEMRTNRSCEITPQIFWLVFRAYSRAGLPADAIRAFNKMVDFGIKPCLADLDKLLLALCKRKHAKQAQEFFDKVKDDFMPSVKTYSILIRGWGDLGEVAEAQKLFDAMLERGCSVDLLAYNSILDSLCKAGKMDEAFNFFMKMRSIGLIPDAFSYSIFIHGYCVANDIHSVFRVLDQMRRYKLVPNVFTYNCIIKKLCKTKKVDEAYQLIDEMINEGVRPDCWSYNTILASHCDHNEVNLAHRLVSRMERNNCLPDKHTYNMLLKMLIRVGRFDRVEKVWESMEDRNFYPSVSTYAVMVHGFCQKKGKLEEACKYFEMMIDEGIPPYTATCEKMRNRLIGHGFAEQTEILADKMERSTSSLIQELASIMRGNKACMKLKHDEEYSDENFE; this is encoded by the coding sequence aTGAATTTAGGTGAACtttctcaagaaaaaaaaatggcgATTAGGACATTTCTTCGCTACAGAAGTGTACATTATTTCTCCAGAACACTCTTCCATTGCTATCTTTCTCCACTCAAAAGCACTCAGTATTGTCTTTCTTCTTATCTTCCCACCTGCAATGCCTTTCGCGGCTGTCTGTTCATGTCCTCTTTTACTGATGCAGAAACGAAAAAGGAACCTGAAAAAAATCCAGACCTGGTGAATGAGATTTCTCGAATTCTTAGTGACTACAGAAGCCCTCACCACGACATTGAGTCCGCACTCAATCCATTTTCCGGCAGTATTTCAACCAATGTAGTTGAACAAGTCCTCAAACGTTGCAAAAATCTTGAATTCTCTGCGCACATCTTCATATGGGCACAAAAGTTATCAGGTTTTTGCCATAGTCGAGAAAGCTTTCACATTCTTGTTGATATAATAGGAAGTAGTAAACAGTTCCCTTTGATATGGGATTTCCTTGTTGAGATGAGAACGAATAGATCTTGTGAAATTACTCCCCAAATTTTCTGGCTTGTTTTCAGGGCTTATAGTAGAGCTGGTTTGCCAGCTGATGCAATTAGGGCTTTTAataaaatggtagattttggGATTAAACCATGTTTAGCTGATCTCGATAAGCTTTTGCTGGCGCTGTGTAAAAGAAAGCATGCCAAGCAAGCGCAGGAGTTCTTCGATAAAGTGAAGGATGATTTCATGCCGAGTGTGAAAACTTACAGCATTCTGATAAGGGGATGGGGAGATTTAGGGGAAGTTGCTGAAGCACAAAAGCTGTTTGATGCAATGCTTGAAAGAGGCTGTTCAGTTGATTTGCTTGCTTATAATAGTATTTTGGACTCACTATGCAAGGCTGGTAAGATGGATGAGGCCTTCAACTTCTTCATGAAGATGAGGTCCATTGGACTGATACCTGATGCTTTTAGTTATTCAATTTTCATTCATGGTTATTGCGTGGCGAATGATATTCATTCAGTTTTCAGGGTCCTTGACCAGATGAGAAGGTACAAACTTGTGCCTAATGTATTTACATATAATTGTATCATCAAAAAGCTTTGTAAGACCAAGAAGGTTGACGAGGCTTACCAACTGATAGATGAGATGATTAACGAAGGGGTAAGACCTGATTGTTGGAGTTACAATACAATCCTAGCTTCTCATTGTGATCACAATGAAGTTAACTTGGCACATAGGCTGGTTTCAAGAATGGAACGAAACAACTGCCTACCAGATAAACATACATATAATATGTTGCTTAAGATGCTTATTAGGGTGGGAAGGTTTGATAGAGTTGAGAAAGTTTGGGAGAGCATGGAAGACAGGAACTTTTATCCTTCAGTCTCGACATATGCTGTCATGGTACATGGTTTCTGTCAGAAGAAAGGCAAACTTGAGGAAGCatgtaaatattttgaaatgatgATAGATGAAGGCATTCCTCCATATACAGCGACGTgtgaaaaaatgagaaatagaCTAATAGGTCATGGATTTGCAGAGCAGACTGAGATACTTGCAGATAAGATGGAAAGGAGCACATCTAGTTTAATTCAAGAACTGGCAAGCATAATGAGAGGTAACAAGGCCTGTATGAAATTGAAACATGATGAAGAATACTCGGATGAAAATTTTGAGTGA
- the LOC125857960 gene encoding glyoxylase I 4-like encodes MKGNTGNPLALTSLNHISLVCRSVEKSIEFYKNVLGFVPVRRPGSFNFNGAWLFSYGIGIHLLQSEDPEEMQKKTEINPKDNHISFQCESIDAVEKKLTEMGIKYARHLVEEGGIYVDQLFFHDPDGFMVEICNCDNLPVIPLAGEMARSCSRANIQLLQPQQTQKQSTVVQVPVIKP; translated from the exons ATGAAGGGGAATACTGGAAATCCACTTGCTTTGACATCCCTGAATCATATATCCCTTGTTTGCAGATCAGTTGAAAAATCCATTGAATTTTACAAGAATGTTCTTGGTTTTGTGCCTGTAAGGAGGCCTGGATCATTCAATTTCAATGGCGCTTG GCTGTTTAGCTACGGAATTGGGATTCATCTTCTTCAATCGGAAGATCCTGAGGAAATGCAAAAGAAAACTGAAATCAATCCCAAAGATAACCATATCTCTTTCCAG TGTGAGAGCATAGATGCAGTGGAGAAGAAGCTGACAGAAATGGGGATAAAATACGCGAGGCATCTGGTTGAAGAAGGAGGAATATATGTTGATCAATTGTTTTTCCATGATCCAGATGGATTCATGGTTGAGATTTGTAACTGCGACAACTTGCCAGTGATTCCCCTGGCTGGAGAAATGGCTCGATCATGCTCAAGGGCTAATATTCAATTGCTTCAACCTCAGCAAACACAGAAACAATCCACTGTAGTACAAGTCCCAGTGATCAAGCCTTAG
- the LOC125857974 gene encoding uncharacterized protein LOC125857974, translated as MSSSLNSLYYRTTKVEEIEKKTERQMEYFTREIQRPNSTNMWKLAAAPKKLESKPSEDINESAENFIKKFKQQLLLQRLESMENL; from the coding sequence ATGAGTAGTTCCTTGAATTCCCTTTACTACCGCACAACGAAAGTcgaagaaattgagaaaaaaacagAAAGGCAGATGGAGTATTTCACCAGAGAGATACAGAGGCCTAATTCTACGAATATGTGGAAGCTGGCGGCGGCGCCAAAGAAGTTGGAGAGCAAGCCATCGGAAGATATCAATGAAAGTGCGGAGAATTTCATAAAGAAGTTTAAGCAACAGTTGCTTCTCCAGAGGCTTGAGTCCATGGAGAACCTATGA
- the LOC125857973 gene encoding pathogen-associated molecular patterns-induced protein A70-like, giving the protein MSSSLNPRYYRTAKVEEIEKKTERPMEYFTREIQRPDSTNMRKPAAAPKKLESKPSEDINESAENFIKKFKQQLLLQRLESMENYEQMLKRGT; this is encoded by the coding sequence ATGAGTAGTTCCTTGAATCCCCGTTACTACCGCACAGCCAAAGTggaagaaattgagaaaaaaacagAAAGGCCGATGGAGTATTTCACAAGAGAGATACAGAGGCCGGATTCTACGAATATGAGGAAGCCGGCGGCAGCGCCAAAGAAGCTGGAGAGCAAGCCATCGGAAGATATCAATGAAAGTGCGGAGAATTTCataaagaaatttaaacaacAGCTGCTTCTGCAGAGGCTTGAGTCCATGGAGAACTACGAGCAAATGCTTAAGAGGGGAACATAA
- the LOC125857932 gene encoding probable polygalacturonase At1g80170 → MGKMASSFNFSSYSKSVALFASLYSLYFLLISANVSGFESLLQLLPASASLRSKSESLFQVNDFGAAGDGITDDTKSFKDVWDMACSSPSHAKIVIPAGYSFLVRHINFAGPCRSKVSIRIAGTILAPKDPEIWDDLNPQKWLYFFRVKHLTVEGGGIINGMGQEWWARSCKVNRTNPCHHAPTALTFHKCNNLKVKNIKIFNSQQMHLAFTGCKHVTVSQLVVKAPGDSPNTDAIHISSSTQVNVKDCTIGTGDDCISIVGNSSRIKVKNIVCGPGHGISIGSLGKSNSFSQVYNVHVNGASISNTENGVRIKTWQGGSGFVKKVSFENVWMENVSNPIIIDQYYCDSMKPCSNKTSNIRIDSISFMGIKGTSATERAVTLACSDSFPCRKLYLEDIQLTSSSGDPTTFFCWQAYGTTSGLNYPPPCFPCNDGILQPKFLSNWSQSI, encoded by the exons ATGGGGAAGATGGCATCTTCCTTTAATTTCTCTTCCTATTCCAAATCTGTTGCTCTGTTTGCATCACTCTACAGTCTTTATTTCCTCTTGATTTCTGCAAATGTGAGTGGATTTGAGTCACTCTTACAGCTCCTTCCAGCATCTGCTTCTTTGAGGAGCAAATCGGAATCTCTTTTTCAAGTCAACGATTTTGGAGCTGCCGGAGATGGGATTACCGATGACACTAAG TCTTTTAAAGATGTTTGGGATATGGCCTGCTCTTCACCATCACATGCAAAGATTGTCATCCCTGCTGGTTATTCTTTCTTAGTTCGACATATTAATTTTGCTGGTCCTTGCCGGTCAAAGGTGTCTATACGG ATTGCAGGTACTATTTTAGCACCAAAGGATCCTGAAATCTGGGATGACTTGAATCCACAAAAATGGCTCTATTTCTTTAGAGTAAAACACCTGACAGTAGAAGGAGGAGGAATTATAAATGGTATGGGCCAGGAGTGGTGGGCTCGGTCATGCAAGGTCAACAGAACAAAT CCTTGTCATCATGCTCCAACG GCTTTAACTTTCCACAAATGCAACAACCTGAAAGTCAAGAACATAAAGATCTTTAATAGTCAACAAATGCATTTAGCATTTACTGGTTGCAAACATGTTACAGTATCACAACTCGTAGTCAAAGCCCCAGGTGATAGCCCCAACACCGATGCAATCCACATAAGTTCATCTACACAGGTCAATGTCAAGGATTGCACTATTGGCACAG GAGATGACTGCATATCTATTGTCGGCAATTCATCACGGATCAAAGTCAAAAACATTGTGTGTGGGCCAGGCCATGGTATAAG CATTGGAAGCTTGGGAAAGTCAAATTCATTTTCTCAGGTTTACAATGTTCATGTTAACGGAGCATCTATTTCCAACACTGAGAACGGGGTTAGAATAAAGACTTGGCAG GGTGGTTCTGGGTTTGTCAAAAAGGTTTCTTTCGAGAATGTTTGGATGGAAAACGTCTCAAATCCTATCATAATCGACCAATATTATTGTGATTCTATGAAGCCCTGTTCAAACAAG ACTTCAAATATTCGCATTGACAGCATATCCTTTATGGGTATTAAAGGAACTTCAGCTACAGAAAGGGCAGTAACACTTGCCTGCAGCGATAGCTTCCCCTGCAGAAAGTTGTACTTGGAAGATATTCAACTTACTTCATCTTCTGGGGATCCTACAACATTTTTTTGCTGGCAGGCATATGGCACAACCTCAGGTTTAAATTATCCCCCTCCTTGCTTTCCCTGTAATGACGGCATTCTTCAACCAAAATTTTTATCTAACTGGAGTCAGTCGATTTGA